GTCTGCTTGATGACGAACAAACCGTAATtgcttttctcttttctcttcattCCTAAACTCTTTCACACGCATGTCATATTTCCACAAGATTTACTCTAGTACACATTATGTATTTAGATCTAAAACAAACCACATTTTCattagatattaaaaaatcaaatttaaatgcaACTTGGTCTGAACATAAATTGAGCAAATTGCAATAGTCCAAAtggagttttctctctctcacaagATTCATCGATCCTACCAAATTTCCACCATCCGAAACTAAGTTAGTACACCCGAGCTGAGCGAGGACCCACTGAAATTCACTTTTCAGGCTCTCCATGTGTTGCTCATCAACTGGCGGTGAACAGAACCACTTTCATCATCATTTTCAACCTCCTCTTCCGCCCACACCGTTGCTCATTAAAATTCACCTACTTCCATCATCATTTTCTCAATACTTCATCTATAACATTCCGGTGATCACTCCATATAGTCCTCACAATATTTGCCCAAACAATTTTATCTCACCATAAGAACATGCTAAATTAATGGAGCTTCATTATCTAGACACGAATGCGTAAATTAATAAGCTCTAGTTCAGTCTAATTGGATTTTTGTCCATATTAAGTCAATTAGTAAGGAACCCAAtaatttgagatttatttCGTGAATTGGATTAGACTAAGATAGACTACTATTTTTTGCTTCCTATGTTTGTTTGCATCAGATTAGAAACAagtaaattagggttttacggtataaattaggttaaaatttcagatttaataatataaatcagGTTTGTGTCACCATGTTGTTATAATGTCGTGTTAATTTGTATTATATCGTGACGTTAAAGGAATTACATCAGTTACGGTCATGTTCGAGGTTAAAGGCGGAAGCGAGATCTTTAAATAAAAGGTCATGTTGGGGTTATGTCATTGGGATTGGATCATTATCGAGGTCAGTCGAGAACAATTTAACTAACATAATGGAAATATTATTTGCGTGGTTCATCTCTTTTGAAGTGTGATTATCGAATATGGAAGAGCCGATGGGTATAGTTATATATGTTGCATAAAACTACTGTATAAAACTACATGCAAATTTTTCCACTTAGTTATTTTTTGTACCTGGTGttctaatttcaattttatctttgttgtttcataaaactaatgaaacataatttgttttttttttaccttatCTGCTTCATTGtttcaatttacttttttacctGTTGTTCCAATCTAATCTACAACTATTACATTCTTGTTTTCtaaaacaaatgaaacataatttgtttttttactcTTATCTTTTATGCTTGGTCCTTGTTccaatttatgtttattactttcctaaaacaaatcaaacacaatttaattttaatctattATATTTCTGAAATAAATGAACACAAATATAAAACAACACTTTTTGTACCTTATTATATGctttgaaaatgaataaaactTTGCTCAAATAATCTATACagtattatttatgtaatttacgTTTTACcttttatgttttataaaataaaaaaattttttgctcaaataatttaaatttgaaatgtttACGTCTAAAGTACTACTCCCTACGGATGGTATAGGCATTATATCgatataactaataaaatatctaCAATTATATTCTTAATGAAAGGTCTATGAACTACGTGGTtgaatatgaaacatttagtTTTCGATCGAgatttatgtagtgttgttttgtcgATTAatgaaagagtaaagtaagatagattACAAATTACGAGATAGTGTTGTTTATTTCaagaaacattttatttttaattaatacgtAAAATGGAAAGCTTTCTTTTGATAGAGCATGGGAAGTACTTCTTATGTCTTCAAACAATAGACtattcttttctattttaggtaTGTTCATAAATTAATCTCAATTCTCTATTAACTCCccataacttttttctttctatttctccATCTTCAACAATTTCGTATTAAGACTCATGTTTATTCTCCTTATCCCTTATTTTTGAGGACTTATATAATCTATGAACCTCCATTTTAGATGTTAAAAGTCACCAATGTTGTAATTATTTGTTGCACTCtaaatctaaaattatgtATGTCAGCGGTGAggaatattttcatttattcgCTAAtcatataaatgaaatataccATTTCAtcgaaaaatagtctcatttttctattccatccaacaaaaatagtctcatttttttttgagaaaactttttcaccactttttaatttataatttacttacttttttttagtcATACTtacaaattatacattaaaattcatgcgtCGATATAATGGTCTATTTTTCATAAACGAAATGAGTataataagaatataattgagaaaaaagtaaaaaagaagttAGGATTGGGATGTCGTTAGCTCAATAGATTCTATTCTACCTTCATATAATTCCCCAATTTCCAGTCAAAACCAGTCAACGATTTTACCCGTATTGCAGCTCAGTCCAATGAGGCAACACCACGTGTCTCCGCCCCGCAAATCCGATGACACCCATCACCTTTTctcctatatataattataatccGGAGCCATTTCCTCTTCTCGAGCCCCGCCCCGACCCGACCAACTTCAATCACAATGGCGCCAAATCCTCGCCGCTTTCCGCTACTCTCCGCctctctcttcctcctcctcctcctcctccccccTCTCCTCCGCTTCCCCCCACAACTAAAGACGCTCTCCGCAAGGCCTCCTCTTCTTCGAAGGCCAGCGCTCCGGCAGACTCCCCCCGACCAGCGCCTCCCGCTGGCGCCAGGACTCCGCCCTCCCCCGACGGCGCCTCCGCCGGCGTAACTCTTCAAATTCAACctacatttcaattttatcctttttcaattcatttctcgtctaattaatttgtgaatTAGGTCGATTTGACCGGAGGGGTACTACGACGCCGGCGACAACGTGAAGTTCGGTTTCCCGATGGCGTTCACCACCACATTGCTGGCGTGGAGCGTCATCGATTTCGGCAGAATCATGGGGAGCGAGCTCGGGAATGCGATTAAGGCGGTGAAATGGGGAACGGATTATCTGTTGAAAGCAACGGCGCACGAAGGTGTCGTGTACGTGCAGGTAGGGGATCCGTTATCCGACCATAACTGCTGGGAGAGGCCGGAGGATATGGATACTCTGCGAACGGCGTATAAGATCGACGCGAATCACCCTGgatctgacgtggcagggagaccGCAGCCGCTCTCGCCGCGGCGTCGATTGTTTTCCGATCGCGCGATCCGGCTTACTCGAGGCTGCTGCTCAGCCGTGCGATCAAAGTAAGTTtgtttgacatttttttttgccttttttggTGCGTGAGAATTTCTTAATTTGCAGAGACATATGCTTTTGCGTTTTAGCTTCACGTGAGTGAGCAGAGCTCGCAGTCTAGTCCAATTCATCGTTTCAGTTTTTCAATGAGTTTTCCGTTTTGATGTTGAGAGGTGCAGACTGTGTTTACAGTCACTCGTGTTTGGTTGATTTCTggtaaattgattaattaattaattaataaaaagaaacgTCAATTTAGGAGTAATTAACGCATGTTTTATGGCCGCtaaacatgattaaatataatatgaaaagCATGATTAGAATTGTACTATCAAATTAATCTAACATCCATCTCACTATTATCTTGTCTAACGAAATAATGTCGTCTTGGCTTATCCTTtctgttttaaaaaatggaaggTGTTCGAGTTCGCAGACAGGCACCGTGGCGCGTACAGTTCGAGCCTAAGGCGCGCAGTGTGCCCGTTTTACTGCGACGTGAACGGCTACCAGGACGAGCTCCTCTGGGGCGCGGCATGGCTGCACAAGGCCTCCTGGAGGAGAGTGTACCGTGAGTACATAGTTCGGAACGAGGTCGTGTTAAGAGCCGGGGATACCATCAACGAGTTCGGTTGGGACAACAAGCACGCCGGCATCAACATCCTCCTTTCCAAGGTTTACTTCATTTACACTCTCTCTGTCTCCGTCGCATAttacttgagtcgtattcaATTTCGGGTTATTAAAACAACACATTTAATGCAGGGAAGTACTAATGGGAAGAGCCAATGATCTCAGATCATTCCAGGTGAATGCAGATGGCTTCATTTGCTCAATACTACCTGGCATATCCAATCCTCAAATTCAGTATTCACCAGGTAGATAAATCCATTATGCAAATTATCCAcctaaattaatcataatttactAACTAAATCTATGATATGAAAAAAAGGTGGCTGATATACAAGTCAGGGAGTAGTAACATGCAGCATGTCACATCCTTTTCATTTCTGCTTTTGGCTTACTCGAATTATCTCAGCCACGCCAATCACGCAGTGACATGTCCCCACACCACTGCCTCCTGCTCTGCTCAAACGATTGGCCAAGCGTCAGGTCTCTATCTATCTCCATATCTCTTTATCTATCTCCAATTGAATGGGGTTGGTTGGTTGGATCATGTTGGTTGGATCATGTGTTTGTAGGTGGACTACATTCTTGGGGATAATCCGATGGGAATGTCGTATATGGTGGGGTACGGGAGGCGTTATCCGGAGAGGATCCACCACCGGGGAGCTCACTCCCCTACACGCCCACCCGGCCCACATTGCGTGCAAGGAAGGGTCGCGATACTACTTGAGCCCAAATCCAAACCCGAACATATTGGTTGGTGCGGTGGTTGGGGGCCTAACAGCACGGACGCCTTCCCTGACTCGAGGCTTCTTTCAGGAGTCCGAGCCAACGACCTATATCAACGCGCCATTGGTCGGCCTTCTGGCTTACTTTGCGGCACATTCATGAATCATGACCACAATTTGAAGCAAGAGTGGTTGGCAAAGCTCACCCTCTCTCTAATCCATATTTTTAACCTTAAATCAAGCCATCTATGATCTATATATCCTTATTAATTCTATCTCCATAGGCTTATTTTTTCCAAAGCAACTATTAATATCTCAATCCACATCTTTGGTATTGTGTTTGTGTCTGTGGTTAAGAGTTGTCTCCTCATTCCCCAGACGACAAAATATTGTGTTAAATATAATATCGCCTTATTATATGTTACTGGTCTCGGATTATATGCTTCTTTTTTGAAGAATCTTTGCAATATAACCGATTATcttaaaacaatttattaattgttaaaaCAATTTATAGTCGAATCCCCAATGATTCTGTGAATAAATGCAAAACAAGTTGTTGAGCGTTCCAGTCGGAAATTATTAAACTCACACTTGACATATCCTCTTGCATATTAAATGCTGACATTTATCAATGAACCATGTATATTGTGAGAATTAACAGCATCAATAATTAGCTTTATTCAATCCAAACTTCACCAAATAAAGTCATTTTCTCTGAATCCAATTAAAGACTTTCACTTTCGGTGGCATTGTAAGTGtaacaaactaattaaatgaaacataaattacaaCGAACTTAGCAAACTAATTGCAAGTTAGTTCGAAAGAACGCTCTTTCCGCATGACACATTATGTCATGGCAGGTGCTatagaataatagaatggaCGTATCTATTGTCTTCAGAGGATAAAAcgacttttttattatatagagtgaactacaaaatgCTCTACGTATTTAATAATGAACTCCTGTATATCAATGTAAAAAAATCGCATTGTCTCACGCATTTAAgataatatcatttcaggtcctttttcactattttgagTCTTTGATACCCCTATCCCCTCACTTTTAACCTAAATGTAATTCCAAGGATGTTTTAgtctttctcatttttattactatgtagtactatgtttattttatattcaaatattatttcatttaatccataaatattttaaatttaattagattgataaattaaaatacctaTCAATAGTTATCATAAGAatgaattatgtttttattttagtttacgTCGTATGATTACTATTGAAAAGAGGtaaaataaatcctaatttctcaattaggttagtattaaaattaaatagaagatgtttaactaaaatattaaacataaatCCTAATATTTCGACAATCCATCTTCTATTtagtttaactaaaataaaaacataaatcattCTTGTGATAACTATTGatataagtattttaatttatcaatctaattaaatttacaatatttatggattaaataaaataatattttaatataaataaacatagtacatagtactccctccgtctcggctaagatgacacgttgCTTAGCCGCAcaattttaggagttattgagcttaaagtgtttaattgaagagagaaggggtgtaagtattaaagtagagataaggaaagatggatattttaatagagtgagaaaaatggttgaatATTAAtcggagagagaaagttaccaaaaggAAATGCTCATCTtatgacaaactaaaaagttaAAACGCCATCTTAAATGGACGAAGTAATAAACATGAAAAGGACTAAAACATCCTTGGAATTACAATTAGGTTAAAAGTGAGGGGAAAAGAGTATAAAAGACTCAAAATAGTGAAAAGgttcaaatgatattatatccATACGTAGAGCTCTacaatgcattttttaaaCTGAGTATCTCTGCGTTCGACTTATCATACGTAGAGACcaattttgtagttcactctattatATAATAGAACTTGTAACTTGCTAATCAtctttatttccttcttttatTGTATAATAGAACTTGTAACTTGCTAATCATCTTTATttccttcttctatttttctatgCCCTCCTTATAACTGTTTGGCTATCACATCACAGTGTATCACTATAGTGGGCACcgataatattttgaataaattgcagTAGTACACACTCAAATGTAAAATGATTTCCACGACCCTTAGCCATCTTATAGTCTGAGAGTTTTCACTACAAAACTTTTGCACCTATGCTGAGAGAAAGCTTTATGAtatggtttttttttcttctaaagCCCACGTAATGCATCAGCCCAACAAAAGCCCACATGAGAGGAAGAAGTAATTCAACTGGATCTACTTCGCAAAAAAAACTGAATTCGGTTTCTAGACTCAATTTTTTTGACTAATCAAATAGAGTCAATAAAACTACTACTCCTCCTACtccatttattaaaaacaaattaatatgaatgtgttttaataagaaattgataagaaaagagagaataagagaaaataaataaaatattatggaaaagtagaagataaaattgataaagtatgaaaaagaaagaaaaagagaaatatagcTTGTATTCTGtgtttaagataaaataatatgaagaTTTAATCTAGATTGAATATGGAAATATTAATCCCGCATACCATCTTTGCAAATATGGAAATCCAtaatattaccaaaaatgagaGACGAAtggagaaaattaaataaagaaaagaaaaactaagaCTAACTAATTGagaatacaaaatcaaaactagaGTCAGCTTCGCCACCGCCGACGGCCAGTCTAGCCCTCTTCGCCGCCCGACCTCAGTCCGCCGCGTCCGTCTAAATTCccccaattttaaaatcaaaccGAACAAATAATCCAAAGGCGGCGCCGCCAGTTTTCGATAACAGAGCAGGCGCGGCGTGTGAGTGAATTGTGATCGGAGCAATACTTGATAGATATTTCCAGTATGATGCAGCGGGGTCCGACTCCGGGCCTCTCTTCCCAGCCCTTGCCAGAGATGGAACAGCTCAACAACACGCAACAGCCGCCGCCGCAACAACAACAGCATCGACCTTCTTCCTCCGCCTCTTCCCGTGCCCACCATTTCCACCCCGCCCGGCCCGCCATTCTAGAACTCTTCAATCTCTACTTGGGCGTCCGTACAcactattttgttttattttattgctttcTCCTTCTGATTTTGAATTCTGATTTGATTTTCCCCCTTTGCAGAGGAGATCGCAGCAGAAATCGGATGAATCAGTTAGGGAACCCCCGTCAGTAATTCACgatcattatcattatcaGTATTTGCACAATTTCCTACTTACTTACCTGATCATTcttatcattttcattattatctGTAAAAGTTGCTTCCTTTTGTTGATTGTGGCTAAGTATGCTAACCACAACCTTCTAATTTGATAATCCATTATGTTTATTCGTTAGTTAAGGGGAATGTGAGGAAAAATGAGGTATTTATGTTTGATGATCGAAAAAGAACGTTTACGTCTATGAAATAGGACCGAAAAATTACTGACCTTTAAGCATACTTCAAGGGGATCACTAATCGAGTGCTGTATATTATTTCGTTGCTTTCACcgtttcttcttttttaattgGCTACATCGAAGAACTTGTTAGTGCTGGAAGCCATTTTATGCTTCTCGGTACTGCATATACTTTATTAGCTGTCATATGAAGTATTCTCCTGATAGATTTGTTTGTTAATGTTAATTATAGGAACAAGACACAGAAGCGGGTTACCGCTATTAACAGAGAGCTTCCTCCCCCTAATGAGCAGTTCCTCTTTGACTTTGAGCAGATACAGAGCCAATTTCCTGTAAGCTTTCAGTGGCTGcttgaaaattcaataaacTGATATCTTCAAATTATGAACTTTGGTTTGTGGATGTAGTATCTACTCTGATGTAACTTTTTTCCAGGACCAGGAGCAACTACGCGCTGTAACAGAATCTGTCCTAATATCTCTTGTTATTCAATGCTGTAATCATGCTCCTAGAGCAGAGTTTCTGCTCTTTGCTTTGCGTAGTTTGTGCAATATAGGATACATAAACTGGGATGCATTCTTGCCGTCTCTTCTTTCTTCAGTTTCTTCTGCGGAGACCCGGTTGGTCAGGGCAGTCAAGCTATGGCTCTTGTTGCTTGTGCAACTTCATCACAGTCAGGAGTCCCACCACCTTCCAATGCCATTCCTAATAACGCTAATTTTCAGGCATCTAATCCTGCGTCTCCTTTGCCGTCAATTCATGGCATTGGATCTCCTGCACAATCAGGTGCTGAGCCATCCACGCTGTCTCCGATGAAGTCAAATGATGTCATCTGTACTGGTCAACAGTCAGCGAGGGCCAATATATCAGTCAGGGAAAATGTTATAAGCAGTTTACGTCAACTTTCCTGCAAGATAATTTTGATTAGCCTTGAGTCTAATCTAATGCCAGTCACACGCTTCGATATCTTTAACCACATGTTAAATTGGCTTGTCAATTGGGATCAAAGACAGCAAGGGCTTGATGAATTTGATAGTGCACAGTTCTGGAAGCCCGATAAGGCCCTAATTGAGTGGTTACATGATTGTCTAGATGTTATTTGGCTGTTAGTTGATGATAATAAATGCCGTGTGCCCTTTTACGAGCTCATACGCAGTGGTTTGCAATTTATTGAGAACATACCAGATGATGAGGCACTGTTTACCCTTATCTTGGAAATTCATAGAAGGAGAGATATGATGGCAACCCACATGCAAATGTTAGATCAACATCTACATTGCCCTACATTTGGAACTCCTCGACTCTTACCTCAGGCAACTACCACTGGTGAGACAGTGACAAACATGAGATATTCACCAATCACATATCCAAGTGTACTTGGAGAACCTTTGCATGGAGAGGTATGCCATATTTTGGTTATTGTTGTGAATTTATACCGTATCTTTGAttagaaatataatatattaattgcaaaatcagatatctaaaaaatgaaattattatgaatttagtCTGAAAACCAAGAGCTGGGCTGGAAACATAATAATATGAGTTTGCTTATTTCTGAAGCTATCATGTAATCTGCATAAGCTTAGTGTATTAATACAAAGTTGGATCATTAATCTGTTGGTGACTGTGATTCCCCGGTAGTTTTATTGTAGCAAAATGAAAAGTATCTGTCTCAAAGACGACACTGTCAATAAATACAATGTGTTAGACCACTCTTTTCATTACCTGGATAGGAACTTGCAGCATCCATTCAGAGAGGAAGTCTTGACTGGGAGCGAGCTATGCGATGTCTGAGACATGCCTTTCGCAACACTCCATCTCCAGACTGGTGGAGACGTGTATTGCTTGTAGCACCCTGCCACAGGACTCAGGCCCAAGGACCTACACCAGGTGCTGTTTTTACTTCGGAAATGATTAGCGAGGCAACAATTGATAGGATTGTGGAATTGCTGAAGTTGACAAATGCAGGCAAGTTTTAGTGTTGTTTTAGTAAATCAAGTGTTGCAAGTGTATATTTGTCTCACATGTGAGTGTAACCTTGCTTTGTTGTGTTTACTCACCAAAATAACTCCTTTAGGCACTTATTTGTTAAATAGAATCACATTGT
The genomic region above belongs to Salvia hispanica cultivar TCC Black 2014 chromosome 3, UniMelb_Shisp_WGS_1.0, whole genome shotgun sequence and contains:
- the LOC125215437 gene encoding mediator of RNA polymerase II transcription subunit 23-like isoform X2 produces the protein MALVACATSSQSGVPPPSNAIPNNANFQASNPASPLPSIHGIGSPAQSGAEPSTLSPMKSNDVICTGQQSARANISVRENVISSLRQLSCKIILISLESNLMPVTRFDIFNHMLNWLVNWDQRQQGLDEFDSAQFWKPDKALIEWLHDCLDVIWLLVDDNKCRVPFYELIRSGLQFIENIPDDEALFTLILEIHRRRDMMATHMQMLDQHLHCPTFGTPRLLPQATTTGETVTNMRYSPITYPSVLGEPLHGEELAASIQRGSLDWERAMRCLRHAFRNTPSPDWWRRVLLVAPCHRTQAQGPTPGAVFTSEMISEATIDRIVELLKLTNAETNCWQDVSTSRR
- the LOC125215437 gene encoding mediator of RNA polymerase II transcription subunit 23-like isoform X1; the protein is MALVACATSSQSGVPPPSNAIPNNANFQASNPASPLPSIHGIGSPAQSGAEPSTLSPMKSNDVICTGQQSARANISVRENVISSLRQLSCKIILISLESNLMPVTRFDIFNHMLNWLVNWDQRQQGLDEFDSAQFWKPDKALIEWLHDCLDVIWLLVDDNKCRVPFYELIRSGLQFIENIPDDEALFTLILEIHRRRDMMATHMQMLDQHLHCPTFGTPRLLPQATTTGETVTNMRYSPITYPSVLGEPLHGEELAASIQRGSLDWERAMRCLRHAFRNTPSPDWWRRVLLVAPCHRTQAQGPTPGAVFTSEMISEATIDRIVELLKLTNAVCRLQDGDQHILRTNHVTWLLAQIIRVELVMNALNTDSRKLIIY